The proteins below are encoded in one region of Montipora foliosa isolate CH-2021 unplaced genomic scaffold, ASM3666993v2 scaffold_463, whole genome shotgun sequence:
- the LOC137989514 gene encoding uncharacterized protein: MKARKWISNSSEVVEVTPKADRATELKITEGQEPVVKTLGVSWNSTSDTLNISTAEESTELLPTKRNVLKKVATVFDPLGLVSPFVIRAKILLQETWARGYDWDDVICDEVAGRIGSWYDQLRSLASVQVPRCLREAKEVIAQRVVTFVDASIQAYGTAVYLQCEYSDATTSSRLIASKSKVAPLKPMTVPRLELMGAVLGLRLTQHLIELLGLPMQTVTFYSDSMDVLWWVRGHGRSFRPFVANRVGEIQLVTEPAQWQHVGTAENPADLCTRGATPEELEGNSLWWQGPKWLLSSDRASWPKMDVRGRPATLPETKKRQEGASASALTCRLQEQKTEPRCNTWRLEPTRFSSWTRLVRLQARVWREVYNMRNPTEKITGRELLPEEIEDAEEEIISQTQLTAFPEEYMALSKGREIPKKGLLSKLCPWLDDQGVMRCSGRLQFAESLPYDVRFPIILPRGQWVTRLIVKHFHEMANHGAGTNFVLSQLSGKFWIVAAREEIRAWENECNECKRRKNKPATQIMGPLPQVRLRLTYRAFDQTAVDYAGPFTTIQGRGRQRLKRWLCVFTCLATRAVHLEVAWGLDTDRFLNALTRFTSRRGVPKEMISDNGTNFVGAVNELKELVDQLDKERIQRTTANKGIEWKFNPPGGPHFGGVHEIIVKAAKKAIYAVLGNSDITDEELITVVTGAEGLLNSRPLTYQTADIRDDVPLTPNHFLYGQMGGQFAPENVDTTGFNPRKRWRKVQDLISRVWSRWLKEYLPTLNARPKWTEVVKDLKEGDIVLVLDPRLPRGQWPLGRILETYPGQDGHSRVAKVQVGDKTVVRPIHKLVPLFRSELN, translated from the coding sequence ATGAAGGCAAGGAAGTGGATATCAAATTCTTCAGAAGTTGTTGAGGTCACACCAAAGGCAGACAGAGCAACTGAGTTGAAGATTACTGAAGGACAGGAACCTGTTGTTAAGACCCTTGGAGTTTCTTGGAACAGCACAAGTGACACGCTTAACATTTCGACTGCAGAGGAATCCACAGAACTTCTGCCAACAAAACGGAATGTACTGAAAAAGGTTGCTACGGTGTTTGATCCACTCGGTTTAGTCAGTCCTTTTGTCATCAGAGCTAAAATTCTTCTTCAGGAGACTTGGGCGCGAGGTTATGACTGGGATGATGTGATTTGTGATGAGGTTGCTGGTAGAATTGGAAGCTGGTATGATCAGCTCAGGAGCCTGGCTAGTGTGCAGGTGCCAAGGTGTCTTCGCGAAGCGAAGGAAGTAATCGCCCAGAGAGTCGTAACATTTGTGGATGCTTCAATACAAGCTTATGGAACTGCTGTATACTTACAGTGCGAATACAGTGATGCTACTACTTCAAGTCGATTGATTGCTTCAAAATCCAAGGTAGCTCCATTGAAGCCCATGACAGTGCCCAGACTGGAGCTAATGGGAGCGGTGCTAGGCTTAAGGCTGACACAGCATTTGATAGAGTTGCTAGGACTACCAATGCAAACTGTGACATTCTATTCGGACAGCATGGATGTGTTGTGGTGGGTTCGTGGTCATGGGAGAAGCTTTCGGCCGTTCGTAGCAAATCGTGTGGGAGAGATCCAGCTGGTGACTGAGCCAGCACAGTGGCAGCACGTGGGCACAGCTGAGAATCCAGCTGATCTTTGTACAAGAGGGGCCACCCCAGAGGAGCTGGAAGGAAACTCCCTTTGGTGGCAAGGTCCAAAATGGCTGCTATCGAGTGACAGGGCTAGTTGGCCCAAGATGGATGTTAGAGGACGTCCGGCCACACTTCCAGAAACAAAGAAACGCCAGGAGGGAGCTAGTGCCAGTGCCTTAACCTGTCGGTTACAGGAACAGAAAACAGAACCGAGATGTAATACTTGGAGGCTGGAGCCAACTCGTTTTTCAAGTTGGACGCGGTTGGTGCGACTTCAGGCGAGAGTGTGGCGAGAAGTCTACAACATGCGTAACCCGACGGAGAAGATAACAGGGCGAGAACTGTTACCAGAGGAGATTGAGGACGCAGAAGAAGAAATCATTAGCCAAACACAGTTGACAGCCTTTCCCGAAGAGTACATGGCattgtcaaaaggaagagaaaTCCCTAAGAAGGGTCTGCTGAGCAAACTATGTCCATGGTTGGATGATCAAGGTGTAATGCGGTGTAGTGGTCGACTTCAGTTTGCTGAAAGCCTTCCATATGATGTCAGATTTCCTATCATACTACCAAGGGGACAGTGGGTGACAAGGCTCATAGTCAAGCATTTCCACGAGATGGCTAATCATGGCGCTGGAACTAACTTTGTGTTATCGCAGCTCAGTGGAAAGTTCTGGATCGTTGCAGCACGTGAGGAGATAAGAGCGTGGGAGAACGAGTGCAATGAGTGTAAAAGACGCAAGAACAAGCCAGCCACACAGATCATGGGACCGCTGCCACAAGTAAGGTTGCGCTTGACATATCGGGCCTTTGACCAGACAGCAGTGGATTATGCGGGTCCTTTCACCACTATTCAAGGACGTGGACGTCAGCGTTTGAAAAGGTGGTTGTGTGTGTTCACCTGCCTAGCAACTCGGGCTGTGCATCTCGAGGTAGCGTGGGGACTCGACACAGACCGTTTCCTTAATGCGCTTACCAGATTTACAAGTAGGAGAGGAGTTCCCAAGGAAATGATCAGTGATAATGGAACCAACTTCGTCGGTGCAGTCAATGAACTTAAGGAACTTGTAGATCAGCTAGACAAGGAGCGGATTCAGCGTACAACTGCAAACAAGGGAATCGAGTGGAAATTTAACCCCCCGGGAGGACCCCACTTTGGTGGAGTACATGAAATAATCGTTAAAGCTGCCAAGAAAGCGATTTATGCGGTTCTCGGAAACAGTGATATCACGGATGAAGAACTGATCACAGTCGTTACAGGTGCTGAAGGTTTACTAAACTCCAGACCGCTTACCTACCAGACAGCAGATATTAGAGATGATGTGCCATTAACACCCAATCATTTTCTGTATGGACAAATGGGGGGACAGTTTGCGCCGGAGAATGTTGATACTACAGGATTCAATCCAAGAAAGAGGTGGCGAAAGGTACAAGATTTGATTTCTCGCGTGTGGTCTCGATGGTTAAAGGAGTACTTACCTACATTGAATGCTCGTCCCAAGTGGACTGAAGTTGTCAAGGACTTAAAGGAAGGGGACATTGTTTTAGTTCTGGACCCAAGGTTGCCACGAGGGCAATGGCCTTTGGGCCGCATCCTGGAGACATATCCTGGTCAGGACGGACATTCGCGTGTTGCGAAGGTTCAAGTTGGAGACAAAACTGTGGTGAGACCAATCCATAAATTGGTACCACTTTTTCGAAGCGAGCTTAATTGA
- the LOC137989515 gene encoding uncharacterized protein → MPPLKSTDVKSFERFADLVRIAVVKLQAEGRDGELGEGTFHSLLVKKLADRQVESYSRWLQEHKRDRSVVILMEWLKEEVRIRVDAVEMAHGIEAEPRGGARDGGNFRNRTLFSDNSGFSKDTPVPTAKPPCVRCGGNHGVCSCKGFQNLGVKERWDVAKEKKLCFRCLASGHEGRFFPKARPCPVGGCKRSHHHLLHGFVQPDAKDERGNGRKVKVNALLDDGSNETFLNEEIAGVLGLKERYQTVKVNVLNNEIETFQSMPLEVTIESLDGEFCKDIKVKTCPKRVTGDYKVENWRQSKDRWVHLRECDFAEPAQDGYVDLLIGVDNADLHYSRADVRGEEGAPVARLGPLGWTCVGSPEGRQGAGARTHVSRTLFTREPTVSVDSVCCDVDRTLRRFWEVENCGLRGHDTLIVTEEENEALKKLKESIRYTGKGYKVGVPWKEDKPELPENRHTALIRLCNTENKLKKDCALGEEYSEIIHSYVEKGYLRRVEPEESSPPEVWYLPHFPVIRMDKTTTKVRIVFDCSAKTDGVSLNDAICAGPKLQKDLFDVLIRFRRNPVALACDIKEMYLQVEIEESDRPYFRLLWRDLDSSREPDVYEFSRVVFGKNSAPMEAQFVAQENARRHRHQYPLAAETVMKSTYMD, encoded by the exons ATGCCCCCCTTGAAGAGCACGGATGTTAAGTCGTTTGAGCGATTTGCTGATCTCGTTCGTATAGCGGTTGTTAAGTTGCAAGCAGAAGGGCGTGACGGAGAGTTGGGCGAAGGAACTTTTCATAGTCTGCTTGTGAAGAAGTTGGCGGACAGACAGGTTGAAAGTTACAGTCGCTGGTTGCAAGAACATAAAAGGGACAGGTCAGTGGTGATCTTGATGGAGTGGTTGAAGGAGGAAGTTAGGATCCGGGTCGACGCTGTGGAAATGGCACATGGAATTGAGGCTGAGCCCAGAGGGGGTGCAAGAGATGGAGGCAATTTTAGAAACAGGACATTGTTCAGTGACAACAGTGGCTTCAGTAAAGACACACCAGTACCTACAGCCAAACCACCATGTGTGCGCTGCGGAGGAAACCACGGGGTGTGCAGTTGCAAAGGCTTTCAAAATCTTGGAGTTAAGGAACGTTGGGATGTCGCAAAGGAAAAGAAGCTTTGCTTTCGTTGTTTAGCAAGTGGTCATGAAGGGAGGTTTTTTCCAAAGGCACGCCCTTGTCCAGTTGGTGGTTGCAAGAGGAGCCATCATCATTTGTTACATGGCTTTGTACAACCTGATGCTAAAGATGAAAGA GGGAATGGTCGCAAGGTGAAGGTGAACGCTCTGTTGGATGATGGTTCGAATGAGACCTTTCTTAATGAGGAGATTGCAGGAGTTCTTGGTCTCAAGGAGAGATACCAGACTGTCAAGGTTAACGTTTTGAACAATGAGATCGAAACATTTCAATCAATGCCACTTGAAGTTACCATCGAGAGCCTGGATGGAGAGTTTTGTAAGGATATAAAGGTCAAGACTTGCCCTAAAAGAGTAACAGGGGACTACAAGGTGGAGAACTGGAGGCAAAGCAAGGACAGGTGGGTTCATCTTCGGGAATGTGACTTCGCAGAACCTGCTCAAGATGGCTATGTGGACTTGTTGATAGGCGTGGACAATGCAGACCTGCATTATTCTAGAGCTGATGTACGTGGTGAGGAAGGAGCTCCAGTTGCTCGCCTTGGGCCTCTTGGATGGACATGTGTTGGATCACCAGAAGGAAGACAGGGAGCAGGGGCAAGGACACATGTTAGTCGCACTTTGTTTACCAGAGAGCCTACTGTCAGCGTTGACAGTGTCTGCTGTGATGTTGATCGTACGTTGAGAAGATTTTGGGAGGTGGAGAACTGTGGCTTAAGGGGCCATGATACTTTGATAGTTACAGAAGAGGAGAATGAGGCTTTAAAGAAACTTAAGGAATCTATTCGTTACACTGGAAAGGGTTACAAAGTGGGTGTTCCATGGAAGGAGGACAAACCTGAACTACCTGAAAATCGACACACTGCATTAATTCGGCTGTGTAACACcgaaaacaaattgaagaaGGACTGTGCTCTTGGAGAAGAGTACTCGGAGATTATTCACAGTTACGTTGAAAAAGGTTACTTGCGAAGGGTTGAGCCAGAGGAATCATCGCCACCAGAGGTTTGGTATCTGCCCCATTTTCCTGTAATTCGCATGGACAAGACAACTACTAAAGTACGCATCGTGTTTGACTGTTCAGCGAAAACTGATGGAGTTTCGTTGAATGATGCAATTTGTGCAGGTCCTAAATTACAGAAAGATTTGTTTGATGTGCTTATTAGATTCAGGAGGAACCCTGTCGCGTTAGCTTGTGACATAAAAGAAATGTACTTGCAAGTTGAGATTGAGGAGAGTGATCGTCCATACTTTCGCCTTTTGTGGAGGGACCTTGATTCCAGCCGGGAACCCGATGTCTACGAGTTCAGTCGTGTAGTATTTGGCAAGAACTCTGCACCAATGGAAGCTCAGTTTGTTGCTCAAGAAAATGCCAGAAGACATCGGCATCAGTATCCATTGGCAGCTGAAACTGTAATGAAGTCTACTTACATGGATTGA
- the LOC137989516 gene encoding uncharacterized protein has translation MPLGEEDDTDTTMEEKRIIELKREKRTRKTAVTKTRHNLERLSAKRGDCELIQGEINALWEVFERSLVIMDELQTRYLHLKQNENKKSVEDEIEALEKEVNTAIEKAERVVKDILEGKQAETNEQSLQQTPPPKSPYSIHSPGSSHSHHSSSCNQRLKPLKVPVFSGEKSKFEDFWEMFLSLVDQSEEPPNMKMARLRQSLSGTAFEAIRSLGVTEPEYNEAKKILQSKFGGERIHGSD, from the coding sequence ATGCCGCTTGGAGAAGAAGATGACACAGACACAACCATGGAAGAGAAAAGGATTATCGAGCTCAAACGAGAAAAAAGAACCAGAAAGACGGCAGTGACTAAAACGCGCCATAATTTGGAGAGATTGAGCGCCAAGCGAGGGGATTGCGAGTTGATTCAGGGTGAGATTAATGCCTTGTGGGAGGTTTTCGAAAGGTCCCTCGTTATCATGGATGAACTGCAGACGAGATACCTACACTTGaagcaaaacgaaaacaaaaagtcAGTTGAGGACGAAATCGAGGCGCTGGAAAAGGAGGTAAACACTGCTATTGAAAAGGCTGAGCGTGTGGTCAAAGATATCTTGGAAGGAAAGCAAGCGGAAACAAACGAACAGAGTTTACAGCAAACTCCTCCGCCGAAATCGCCTTATTCAATTCATTCGCCTGGCAGCAGTCATTCGCATCACTCCAGTAGCTGTAATCAGCGACTTAAGCCTTTAAAGGTTCCAGTGTTTAGTGGCGAGAAAAGCAAATTCGAAGATTTCTGGGAGATGTTTTTGAGTCTGGTTGATCAGAGCGAGGAGCCACCAAACATGAAAATGGCAAGACTGAGACAGAGTCTTTCAGGAACTGCGTTCGAGGCAATCAGGAGTCTGGGTGTTACTGAGCCGGAGTACAACGAAGCTAAAAAAATTCTCCAGTCCAAGTTTGGTGGTGAACGAATACATGGATCAGATTGA
- the LOC137989517 gene encoding uncharacterized protein, whose protein sequence is MITFKFVKGRDAMLSLGGALRKCCRSGTCPMLQIDVLEHSGILFAESFLAFYLRQAGSEASWGIHAESSREGSRAQIEKLAKESCLKSLESERNLWKEESEKENVEIVASYDMGWQKRGKAHNSLTVTVNKIYSILTTRCWLHGWPKNWQCDLLWFKVKKVIYIYTYILSTRTSLQTTRALFFQFFQFGNKKYRIIQHMAAPIFASSFECLHFLRQKMLCFILLNSCGAKNAVVSVLVGDDDSSTISKVRQNVEHEVKKWSDVVHAKRSFGSSLYSIKTQNKSLTDMVIRYFQRCFGYALKQNKDNEEGVRNGLKSIVPHAYSDHSSCGNWCGYLKNPASYKHRGLPHGKDLTDKSLRQSLEKTIEVSTVYMMYGGTAYSSQIPNSNHSGRGTNL, encoded by the exons ATGATTACTTTTAAATTTGTGAAGGGACGAGATGCGATGCTGTCTTTAGGAGGCGCTCTACGGAAATGTTGCCGTTCTGGTACTTGTCCCATGCTTCAAATAGACGTGCTTGAACATTCCGGTATTCTTTTCGCTGAAtcctttttagctttttatctgaGACAAGCCGGATCTGAAGCGAG TTGGGGAATCCACGCTGAAAGCTCTCGAGAGGGAAGTAGGGCCCAAATTGAAAAGTTGGCAAAGGAATCATGCCTGAAAAGTTTAGAAAGCGAAAGAAACCTGTGGAAAGAGGAGagtgaaaaggaaaatgtcGAGATAGTAGCGTCATATGACATGGGAtggcaaaaaaggggaaaagCCCACAACAGCCTGACAG ttacagtaaataaaatatattctatTTTAACCACTAGGTGTTGGCTCCATGGTTGGCCTAAAAACTGGCAATGTGATTTGCTATGGTTTAAGGTCAAAAAGgtaatatatatttatacatatattttgTCTACTAGGACCTCATTGCAAACAACAAGAGCattgttttttcaattttttcaatttggCAACAAAAAGTACAGAATCATTCAACACATGGCAGCACCCATATTTGCCTCGTCT TTTGAATGCCTTCACTTTTTACGGCAAAAAATGTTATGTTTTATTCTACTTAACAGTTGTGGAGCAAAAAATGCAGTTGTATCTGTTCTTGTTGGGGATGATGATTCATCAACCATAagcaaagtgaggcaaaatgtTGAGCATGAGGTTAAAAAATGGTCAGACGTAGTCCATGCTAAAAGATCCTTTGGTAGCTCACTATACAGCATCAAGACCCAAAACAAAAGCCTGACAGATATGGTGATACGGTATTTCCAGAGATGCTTCGGTTATGCACTAAAGCAAAATAAGGATAACGAAGAAGGTGTGCGAAACGGTCTGAAGTCTATCGTGCCCCATGCTTATAGTGACCATTCATCCTGTGGCAACTGGTGTGGCTACTTAAAAAATCCTGCATCCTACAAACACAGAGGTCTTCCCCATGGCAAGGATCTTACTGACAAAAGCTTGAGGCAGTCCCTGGAAAAGACCATAGAAGTAAGTACAGTGTATATGATGTATGGTGGTACAGCTTACTCCTCCCAAATTCCCAATTCTAACCATTCTGGTAGAGGAACAAACCTGTAA